A genomic segment from uncultured Erythrobacter sp. encodes:
- a CDS encoding transcriptional regulator — MISGAQIKAARGLLAVTSREFAETAGISWATIKRFELCAGIPQSRAGTLERVKSALESAGIEFIGDPIASPGVRLRRDRAR, encoded by the coding sequence GTGATCTCTGGAGCTCAAATTAAGGCGGCGCGTGGCCTATTGGCGGTCACCTCGCGCGAATTCGCCGAAACCGCTGGTATCAGCTGGGCGACGATCAAGCGTTTTGAGTTATGTGCAGGCATCCCTCAGTCACGAGCCGGAACACTCGAACGCGTTAAGTCGGCGCTTGAATCGGCAGGTATCGAATTCATCGGCGACCCCATCGCCTCACCTGGCGTGCGTTTGCGCCGGGACCGAGCCAGATAA
- a CDS encoding DUF2924 domain-containing protein — translation MMVAEQLKQELAELATFSSAQLRCKWSSLTGRPVPKVSPALLRSALSWEMQAHAYGGLSKRTQQKLDQLAGTKTETRHSQSGIRLVREWNGTLHMVSIGEDGAITWNGARWPSLSRVAREITGTRWSGPAFFRIKTKKSAA, via the coding sequence ATGATGGTTGCCGAGCAGCTCAAGCAAGAACTGGCTGAGCTGGCGACTTTTTCGTCAGCGCAGCTACGCTGTAAGTGGTCCTCACTCACCGGCCGCCCCGTTCCCAAGGTTAGCCCCGCCCTGCTGCGCAGCGCGCTGAGTTGGGAAATGCAGGCCCATGCCTATGGCGGCCTGTCGAAGCGAACGCAGCAGAAACTGGATCAGCTCGCTGGCACGAAGACCGAGACCCGCCATTCGCAGTCCGGGATACGCCTGGTGCGCGAATGGAACGGCACACTCCACATGGTCAGCATCGGCGAGGATGGAGCGATAACCTGGAATGGTGCACGCTGGCCCTCCCTAAGTAGGGTTGCACGCGAGATCACCGGCACCCGCTGGTCGGGCCCGGCCTTCTTCAGGATCAAGACCAAGAAGTCAGCAGCATGA
- a CDS encoding Ig-like domain-containing protein: MITSNGGGALGAVSIAEGQTVVTQVSASGVAGVTVTYSITGGVDASRFTINPLTGQLSFVAAPDFETPDDSDGDNLYEVIVSASDGSFTDTQTLNVSVGDRSVAARLIAPAGFAGGIGGTTAVFLTSGFQDIEIIDAPGTITLSGAPGGDDIIRFAGDASGYTITRVGSRVEIADGDTRVSIPVSPTGINVVFADGPRTLAIVGSNVQIGSQVASNTAAVITAPAEPGPLPDLADPDARGRLIVAEGSPVIVDGNVDVFGTSFDAETFTIRGGDVAIRGGFTGGNDTIGFDEPASAYTAVRVGSIVIIEGGDTRVSIPISPGGVNLLFGSDQRLLRLDTDTGQIVLGDFVITNTPQQLGAPDTNPVIDLADLDGSNGFVIPGLEADDLAGRSVSSGGDINGDGFDDLIIGAYGADPDGKSFAGTSYVVFGKAGGFGTSFDLASLDGSNGFALPGIDAFDNSGFSVASAGDLNGDGLADLIIGAPGGDPSGSASGESYVVFGRTGGFGAKLDLASLNGATGFRIEGTGTGDESGFAVSAAGDVNGDGFDDLLIGAYRADADGKLVAGESYVVFGMASGFGASLDLANLNGANGFRVDGINAGDQSGFSVSAAGDVNGDGLDDLVIGAPEASSGAGAAYVLFGQTTGFGSSIDLASLNGTNGFALTGIAAGDNAGFAVSSVGDLNGDGFDDLVVGAIFADGTAGASYVVFGSGAGFAPSIDLASLNGTNGFRIGGVDTGDQAGFAVSSAGDLNGDGFDDLVVGARYGDPAVTNAGEAYVVLGKAGGFGANLDLAGLDGSNGFRIDGIALRDQAGFDVASAGDLDGDGFDDLIIGAPFADVGSTADAGQSYVIFGGNTGTEVTASVRKAGTVGTDLFTGKAGSDSFTKIGAGDVVRGGAGDDRIGVKATSFADIRGGHGFDTLGLDGTGLTLDLTTRPGPKQDSIEAIDLTGTGNNRLIVDAQSIARLSDARSDGKTTLIVMGNEGDEIDAIDFVLAGSEVIDGVAYNVFEQGNARLLAEVGVAVTVNNPPVIVSGATATALENQTSAYVAVATDPEGDAVTFSLSGTDAALFNINSATGVVTFKTAPNFEAPTDSNGDNQYQIVVTATDGEDSSAQAVTISVANVNEAPTAVVLNNPLAARDENSPSAAAVKVADIAITDDALGTNTVTLTGADAAFFEVVGSELRLKAGVALDFETKSTYDVTVNVADLTIPGSAPVSANYTLTVTDVNEAPTAVVLNNQLTARDENSPSAAAVKVADIAITDDALGTETITLTGADAALFEVVGSELRLRAGTALNFEAKSAYNVTVNVADNSIGTPAVSANYTLSVNDVNEAPTAVTDTFSMDENTVLNGNILANDVDPDGDALTPSITRGPDNGAVTLNLTTGAFVYTPNSNFFGSDSFDYIISDGSLTSSATVTITVIDVNDPPVGSADTYTTAEDTVLNVIAANGVLFNDNDIDNDPLTAVLVTGPANGSLTLNANGSLVYTPFLNFNGTDSFTYRPNDGTESGDPVTVTINVTAVNDAPVSVADAYTLDEDSSITTTLTNGVLVNDSDIENSALNAVLVGGTTSGALTLNPNGTFTYTPNANFNGTDSFTYRASDGSLLGPVTTVTITVSPVNDAAVVATPLSDQVFDEDTAVNFTVPAGAFTDIDSANLTYSAALESGGALPSWLSFDPATRAFSGTPPLNFNGVFDIRVTASDGALSANDVFRLTITPVNDAPVGVNDAFSTNEDEPLTITLASLVANDTDVENEVISVAFTNNPVNGSLSIVSGNLVFTPDANFFGTASFKYLNRDASNAIGSEATVTITVNPVNDAPVVAAPIADQAFDEDTAVNFTVPAGAFTDIDSANLTYSAALESGGALPSWLSFDPATRAFSGTPPLNFNGEIDIRVTASDGALSANDVFKLTITPVNDAPDAVNDAVTTDEDTSVFVTAGPTTGLLANDTDIDGPSISISEVNGSAFVAGSAVTLASGATVTVQASGAYLYNPNGAFEVLRPGQTGTDSFTYTISDGSLTDTATVTITIEGRNEVPIAGNDTLSMTGNTPITITAASLLTNDSDPDGTPTTAITLTAVGGATNGTVSLDAGSITFTPTTGYTGPASFTYTIQDADGATATGTVNVTVDGLVWYVDNSYAGANGTSDGSYLRPFTQLTELNGGTGDGTTDDDVDGTGQTIFIANSGTAYTGGITLEEGQKLFGDGHEFTVNGIDIGGVVGTSSAINYSTSGITLNTNNEVRGLTINGTATSAVGIQDGNNTVGNLTIAGVSIGGSGKAIDIDQGGNLAVSLDSLSSASSSSEGVHLQGVTGSFVATTGTIQSATNQGFLIGAAGGGTASSGGNATITYGGSFINNGTATTAGIEIQDRTGGVVTFSGNISDNGGPGIVADGNVGTLNFGGQIAISSGASTAISLTNNSATMAFTPTGTGLDISTTTGNGFIVDGGGGTVTLSGAGNTVTTTSGRAVEIDGVTIGTGGVNFQSVTIVDGVATTGIFLRNAGSGGFNITGTGSTAGSGGTINSIDGGTSATVEDGIGIYIDNTNNISLANLNFTGNFGDFGIRGNTVNNFTLRDSTFNAADADDGGFGDSSGDDEGTIRFTGLTGTVLFEGNNISDGHEDVLRIDNSTGTLNLTVRDSTTNQAVIGRNGTLSGNDGIIVNGSGNSNITVLVDGVQFTGSRGDLIQTEANGNATQNVTIRNNTFANLHPDVVSGGGGVTIGLSGGTSGGLGVTYNVQNNSFSGAEGTALLVSAIGPIGTMSGTILNNTIGTANGIHDNAQATAGSNNGGAGIAVRVEKLTGSGNLTHAVRIEGNTIRDVDGDGIFLRSNGASDGSGTARLEATIRNNTIAELGDAAFGGIYAQIGGGGVSDDGLLGLDIANNSVNMTGASTAFAAIVFDDAANDSQFYLPGFVGAVSDAAIEAFLTSAKGNTLIVSSPVVGFGSAATGTFLTGNAFVLPVPLMVEPGSAAAGSGVEATLSAVEALREAAVQLWFDAGASEAQIAAMRAVKLSVADLYGGFLGQTTTDGIVIDSDAAGYGWFIDATPLANEEFGLSAGGLTALTRSEAAQGIDLLTAIAHELGHVVGLDDLYTNAEGVMDGFLALGERNLPEAINAAAVGGGDVGEMQVGYTGSYAEQLLIGGFDIDTLLHGIGGASDTATSVAEMVSGSAWEDLGIMHPVNQIQIQLVVDVPIL; the protein is encoded by the coding sequence ATGATCACATCGAATGGCGGCGGCGCTCTTGGCGCGGTGAGCATTGCTGAAGGCCAGACTGTGGTCACGCAGGTGTCGGCAAGCGGCGTGGCTGGGGTCACGGTAACCTATTCGATCACCGGCGGGGTCGATGCGAGCCGCTTCACGATCAACCCGCTGACCGGTCAGCTGAGCTTTGTGGCTGCGCCGGATTTCGAGACGCCGGACGATAGCGATGGTGATAATCTTTACGAGGTGATCGTCAGCGCCAGTGATGGCAGCTTTACCGATACCCAGACCCTGAACGTGAGCGTTGGCGACCGCAGCGTTGCGGCCAGATTGATTGCGCCTGCTGGCTTTGCCGGGGGGATCGGCGGGACCACCGCCGTGTTCCTGACCTCGGGTTTTCAAGATATCGAGATCATCGATGCGCCCGGCACGATCACGCTGAGCGGCGCGCCCGGCGGGGATGACATCATCCGCTTTGCTGGCGATGCGAGCGGCTACACCATTACCCGGGTAGGCTCGCGCGTCGAGATTGCCGATGGAGATACGCGGGTCAGCATCCCGGTGAGCCCGACCGGCATCAATGTGGTGTTTGCCGATGGGCCGCGCACGCTGGCGATCGTGGGTAGCAATGTGCAGATCGGCAGTCAGGTGGCGAGCAACACGGCCGCCGTGATCACAGCGCCGGCTGAACCGGGACCGCTGCCTGACCTTGCGGATCCCGATGCGCGAGGGCGGCTGATTGTGGCCGAAGGCTCGCCGGTCATCGTTGATGGCAACGTTGATGTGTTCGGCACCAGCTTTGATGCCGAGACCTTCACTATTAGGGGCGGTGACGTTGCGATCCGCGGCGGCTTTACTGGCGGCAATGACACCATCGGGTTCGATGAGCCGGCGAGTGCCTACACGGCGGTCCGGGTCGGCAGCATTGTAATCATCGAAGGCGGCGATACCCGGGTCAGCATCCCGATCAGCCCGGGCGGCGTGAACCTGCTGTTCGGTAGCGACCAACGCCTGCTCCGCCTGGATACGGATACCGGGCAGATCGTGCTTGGTGACTTTGTCATCACCAACACGCCCCAGCAGTTGGGCGCGCCTGACACCAACCCGGTCATCGACCTTGCCGATCTCGATGGCAGCAATGGCTTTGTCATCCCCGGGCTTGAGGCGGACGACCTTGCTGGCCGCTCCGTGTCCTCGGGCGGCGATATCAACGGCGATGGGTTCGATGACCTGATTATCGGCGCCTACGGCGCTGACCCTGACGGCAAAAGCTTTGCGGGCACCAGCTATGTCGTGTTCGGCAAGGCTGGCGGCTTTGGCACGAGCTTTGATCTAGCCAGCCTGGATGGCAGCAATGGCTTTGCGCTTCCCGGGATCGATGCGTTCGACAATAGCGGCTTCTCTGTAGCATCAGCCGGCGACCTCAATGGCGATGGCTTGGCTGATCTGATCATTGGTGCACCTGGCGGTGATCCCAGTGGCTCGGCCTCTGGCGAGAGCTATGTAGTGTTCGGTCGAACTGGCGGCTTTGGGGCAAAGCTTGATCTTGCCAGCCTCAATGGCGCTACCGGGTTCCGGATCGAAGGGACAGGCACCGGCGATGAGAGCGGATTTGCCGTCTCTGCGGCGGGTGATGTCAACGGCGATGGGTTTGATGATCTCCTGATCGGCGCCTACCGCGCGGATGCCGATGGCAAGCTTGTCGCGGGCGAGAGCTATGTCGTTTTCGGTATGGCGAGCGGCTTTGGAGCAAGCCTTGATCTTGCCAACCTCAATGGCGCCAACGGATTCCGGGTCGACGGGATCAATGCAGGCGATCAGAGCGGATTTTCGGTATCGGCGGCGGGCGATGTCAACGGCGATGGCCTTGATGACCTCGTCATCGGTGCGCCAGAAGCGAGCAGCGGCGCAGGCGCTGCCTATGTTCTGTTCGGCCAGACCACTGGGTTTGGTTCCAGCATCGACCTTGCCAGCCTCAATGGCACCAATGGCTTTGCCCTCACCGGGATCGCTGCAGGCGATAATGCCGGCTTTGCCGTCTCTTCGGTGGGCGATCTCAATGGCGACGGCTTCGATGATCTCGTCGTCGGCGCGATCTTTGCCGATGGCACTGCTGGCGCAAGCTATGTGGTGTTCGGTTCAGGCGCCGGATTTGCGCCGAGCATTGATCTGGCCAGCCTCAATGGCACCAATGGTTTCCGGATTGGCGGCGTTGATACCGGCGACCAGGCCGGTTTTGCGGTCTCCTCCGCCGGGGACCTGAATGGCGACGGGTTTGACGATCTGGTCGTCGGCGCGCGCTATGGCGATCCTGCCGTCACCAATGCAGGCGAGGCCTATGTGGTGCTCGGCAAGGCCGGCGGGTTCGGCGCCAACCTTGACCTTGCCGGGCTTGACGGCAGCAACGGGTTCCGGATCGATGGTATCGCCCTGCGTGATCAGGCGGGCTTTGATGTCGCCTCCGCAGGCGACCTCGACGGCGACGGGTTCGATGATCTGATCATCGGTGCGCCGTTCGCCGATGTCGGAAGCACCGCGGATGCCGGACAGAGCTATGTGATCTTCGGCGGCAATACCGGAACCGAAGTTACGGCCTCGGTTCGCAAGGCTGGCACTGTCGGCACCGATCTTTTCACAGGCAAGGCCGGGAGCGACAGTTTCACCAAAATCGGCGCAGGCGATGTGGTGCGCGGCGGAGCAGGCGATGACCGGATCGGTGTCAAGGCAACCAGCTTTGCCGATATCCGCGGCGGCCATGGCTTCGATACGCTCGGCCTCGACGGCACGGGCCTGACGCTTGATCTCACAACAAGGCCTGGCCCCAAGCAGGACTCGATCGAAGCGATTGATCTGACCGGCACCGGAAACAACCGTCTGATCGTGGACGCGCAGAGCATTGCCCGGCTCAGCGATGCACGCAGCGATGGCAAGACGACCCTCATCGTCATGGGCAATGAAGGGGACGAGATCGACGCCATCGACTTCGTACTCGCGGGCAGTGAGGTCATTGATGGTGTCGCCTATAATGTGTTCGAGCAGGGCAATGCCCGGCTTCTGGCCGAGGTCGGCGTTGCGGTAACGGTCAACAACCCGCCTGTGATCGTGTCGGGTGCGACTGCAACGGCCCTTGAGAACCAGACATCCGCTTACGTCGCAGTGGCCACAGATCCCGAAGGCGATGCCGTCACCTTCAGCTTGTCGGGAACGGATGCAGCGCTGTTCAACATCAATAGCGCCACAGGTGTCGTCACGTTCAAGACGGCGCCCAACTTCGAAGCGCCCACTGATAGCAATGGCGACAACCAGTACCAGATCGTCGTGACCGCCACCGACGGCGAGGACAGCTCTGCCCAAGCGGTCACCATCAGCGTCGCCAATGTGAACGAGGCGCCCACCGCGGTGGTTCTGAACAATCCGCTCGCGGCGCGGGACGAGAACAGCCCCTCGGCAGCGGCAGTGAAGGTTGCCGACATCGCGATCACCGACGATGCATTGGGCACGAACACGGTTACGCTGACCGGCGCGGATGCAGCATTCTTCGAGGTGGTCGGCAGCGAACTGCGACTGAAAGCGGGCGTGGCCCTCGATTTTGAGACCAAGTCCACTTACGACGTCACAGTCAATGTCGCCGATCTGACCATTCCCGGCTCGGCACCGGTCTCCGCCAACTACACGCTCACGGTCACCGATGTGAACGAGGCGCCCACCGCGGTGGTTCTCAACAACCAGCTCACCGCCCGGGACGAGAACAGCCCCTCGGCGGCGGCAGTGAAGGTTGCCGACATCGCGATCACCGATGATGCGCTGGGCACTGAAACGATCACGCTGACCGGCGCGGATGCAGCGCTCTTCGAAGTGGTCGGCAGCGAGCTGCGACTGAGAGCGGGCACGGCGCTGAACTTCGAGGCCAAGTCCGCCTACAACGTCACAGTCAATGTCGCCGATAACAGCATCGGCACACCCGCCGTCTCGGCCAACTACACGCTCTCCGTGAACGATGTAAACGAGGCACCTACCGCAGTGACTGATACCTTCAGCATGGACGAGAACACCGTGCTGAACGGCAACATATTGGCCAATGATGTCGACCCGGATGGCGATGCTCTTACGCCGTCCATCACGCGCGGTCCCGATAACGGCGCAGTCACCCTGAATTTGACGACCGGCGCATTCGTCTACACGCCCAACAGCAATTTCTTCGGCTCGGACAGCTTCGACTATATCATCAGCGACGGTAGTCTCACCAGCTCCGCTACGGTCACGATCACGGTCATCGACGTTAATGATCCGCCGGTGGGCAGCGCCGATACCTATACCACCGCCGAAGACACCGTGCTGAACGTGATCGCCGCCAACGGCGTCTTGTTCAATGACAATGACATTGACAACGACCCGCTCACGGCAGTGCTAGTGACCGGCCCGGCCAATGGCAGCCTTACGCTCAACGCCAACGGCAGCCTCGTCTACACGCCGTTCTTGAACTTCAACGGCACCGATAGCTTCACCTATCGACCCAATGATGGCACGGAGTCGGGCGATCCGGTGACGGTGACGATCAACGTGACCGCAGTGAACGATGCGCCGGTCTCGGTGGCTGATGCCTACACCCTCGACGAGGATTCGTCGATTACGACCACTCTCACCAACGGCGTCTTGGTAAACGACTCGGACATCGAGAACTCCGCGCTCAACGCAGTGCTTGTGGGCGGCACAACGAGCGGCGCACTGACGCTCAATCCCAACGGCACTTTCACCTACACACCCAATGCCAACTTCAACGGCACGGATAGCTTCACCTACCGGGCCTCCGATGGCTCTCTGCTCGGCCCGGTCACCACGGTCACGATCACGGTTAGCCCGGTCAATGATGCGGCGGTGGTGGCAACACCGCTATCCGATCAGGTGTTTGACGAGGACACGGCGGTGAACTTCACGGTTCCGGCCGGTGCCTTCACCGACATTGACAGTGCCAACCTGACCTACAGCGCGGCGCTGGAGAGCGGCGGGGCGCTGCCTTCGTGGCTGAGTTTCGATCCGGCGACTCGCGCTTTCTCCGGCACGCCGCCGCTCAACTTCAATGGCGTGTTCGATATCAGGGTCACCGCGAGCGATGGCGCGCTCTCCGCAAACGACGTGTTCAGACTGACGATAACGCCGGTCAACGATGCGCCAGTCGGGGTCAACGACGCCTTCTCAACCAACGAGGACGAGCCTCTCACCATCACGCTCGCGAGCCTGGTCGCCAACGACACGGATGTTGAAAACGAGGTGATTTCCGTCGCTTTTACAAACAACCCTGTCAACGGTTCGCTTTCCATCGTCAGCGGGAACTTGGTCTTCACACCGGACGCGAATTTCTTCGGTACAGCCAGCTTCAAGTACCTCAATCGCGATGCTTCGAACGCGATAGGCTCGGAGGCGACGGTGACTATCACTGTGAACCCGGTCAATGATGCTCCGGTGGTGGCGGCCCCGATCGCCGATCAGGCGTTTGACGAGGACACGGCCGTGAACTTCACGGTTCCGGCCGGTGCTTTCACCGATATCGACAGTGCCAACCTGACCTACAGCGCGGCGCTGGAAAGCGGCGGGGCGCTGCCTTCGTGGCTGAGTTTCGATCCGGCCACGCGCGCTTTCTCCGGCACGCCGCCGCTTAACTTCAACGGTGAGATCGATATCCGGGTCACTGCGAGTGATGGCGCGCTCTCCGCGAACGACGTGTTCAAACTGACGATCACGCCGGTCAACGATGCCCCTGATGCGGTCAATGATGCCGTTACGACCGATGAGGACACGTCAGTCTTTGTCACGGCTGGGCCTACCACCGGGCTCCTGGCCAACGATACCGACATCGACGGGCCGAGCATTTCGATCAGTGAGGTGAACGGCAGCGCCTTTGTTGCCGGATCGGCAGTCACTTTGGCCTCGGGCGCTACGGTTACGGTGCAGGCCAGCGGGGCCTATCTCTACAATCCCAACGGCGCTTTTGAAGTGCTTCGCCCCGGACAGACCGGCACCGACAGCTTTACCTACACCATTTCCGATGGCAGCCTGACTGACACCGCTACGGTCACGATCACGATCGAAGGGCGCAACGAGGTGCCCATCGCGGGGAATGATACCCTCTCGATGACCGGCAACACGCCGATCACGATCACCGCGGCGAGCCTGCTCACCAATGACAGCGACCCTGACGGAACGCCCACCACCGCCATCACCCTCACGGCGGTTGGAGGTGCCACGAATGGCACCGTATCTCTTGATGCCGGCTCGATCACCTTCACACCCACCACCGGCTACACCGGCCCGGCGAGCTTCACCTACACGATCCAAGATGCCGACGGCGCGACGGCGACGGGGACAGTCAACGTCACCGTCGACGGCCTCGTGTGGTATGTTGACAACAGTTACGCTGGCGCCAATGGCACCTCGGACGGATCTTACCTTCGTCCCTTCACCCAGTTGACCGAGCTCAATGGTGGCACCGGTGACGGCACCACGGACGACGACGTCGACGGGACCGGTCAGACCATCTTCATTGCCAACAGCGGGACAGCATACACGGGGGGCATCACGCTGGAAGAAGGGCAGAAGCTGTTCGGTGACGGGCACGAGTTCACCGTCAACGGAATCGACATCGGCGGCGTCGTCGGCACCAGTTCGGCGATCAATTACAGCACTTCTGGGATCACGCTCAACACCAACAATGAGGTCCGCGGTCTCACGATCAACGGCACTGCGACAAGTGCAGTCGGCATTCAGGACGGGAACAACACGGTCGGCAATTTGACGATCGCCGGTGTTTCGATTGGCGGATCGGGCAAAGCCATCGACATTGATCAGGGCGGCAATCTTGCCGTCAGCCTTGATAGCCTCAGTTCAGCCAGTTCGAGTTCCGAAGGCGTCCACCTGCAAGGCGTAACCGGCAGCTTCGTGGCAACCACCGGGACAATCCAGTCTGCGACCAATCAGGGCTTCCTGATCGGCGCAGCCGGCGGCGGGACGGCGAGTTCGGGCGGCAACGCCACAATCACCTATGGCGGCAGCTTTATCAACAACGGCACAGCCACCACGGCGGGGATCGAAATCCAAGACCGCACCGGTGGTGTCGTGACCTTCTCGGGCAATATCAGTGATAATGGCGGCCCGGGGATCGTCGCCGATGGCAACGTCGGCACGTTGAACTTCGGAGGCCAGATCGCGATCAGCAGCGGTGCGTCCACCGCGATCTCACTGACCAACAACAGCGCTACGATGGCCTTCACACCGACCGGCACCGGGCTCGACATCAGCACCACCACCGGAAACGGCTTCATCGTCGATGGCGGCGGCGGCACGGTGACGCTGTCAGGTGCCGGCAACACCGTGACCACCACTTCGGGCCGCGCGGTCGAGATCGATGGCGTCACCATCGGCACCGGGGGCGTCAATTTCCAGTCGGTCACGATTGTCGACGGCGTCGCCACCACTGGCATCTTCCTGCGCAACGCAGGCAGCGGCGGCTTCAATATCACGGGCACCGGCAGCACCGCCGGATCGGGCGGCACGATCAACTCGATTGACGGTGGCACCAGCGCAACGGTCGAAGACGGCATCGGGATCTACATCGACAACACCAACAACATCTCGCTCGCGAACCTCAACTTCACCGGCAATTTCGGTGACTTCGGCATCCGTGGCAACACCGTGAACAACTTCACGCTGCGGGATTCGACCTTCAACGCCGCCGACGCCGATGATGGTGGTTTTGGCGACAGCTCAGGCGATGACGAGGGGACGATCCGCTTCACCGGCCTCACCGGCACCGTGCTGTTCGAAGGCAACAACATCTCCGACGGGCACGAGGATGTGCTACGGATCGACAACAGCACCGGCACGCTCAACCTGACCGTCCGCGACAGCACCACCAATCAAGCGGTGATCGGTCGCAACGGCACCCTTAGCGGGAATGACGGCATCATCGTCAACGGCTCGGGCAACTCCAACATCACTGTGCTGGTTGACGGGGTGCAGTTCACCGGCAGCCGCGGCGACCTGATTCAGACCGAAGCAAACGGCAACGCGACACAGAACGTCACGATCCGCAACAACACCTTCGCCAACCTGCACCCAGATGTTGTGTCCGGCGGCGGCGGTGTGACCATCGGTCTCTCGGGCGGAACGAGCGGGGGCCTGGGCGTGACTTACAACGTCCAGAACAACAGCTTCTCGGGCGCCGAGGGCACAGCGCTCTTGGTCAGCGCGATCGGGCCGATAGGTACCATGTCGGGCACGATCCTCAACAACACCATCGGCACTGCCAACGGTATCCACGACAACGCTCAGGCGACCGCCGGCTCCAACAACGGCGGCGCTGGTATCGCTGTGCGCGTGGAAAAGCTCACGGGCTCGGGCAATCTCACCCACGCCGTACGGATCGAAGGCAACACGATCCGCGATGTCGACGGAGACGGGATCTTCCTGCGCTCCAACGGTGCCTCGGACGGCAGCGGCACGGCGCGGCTCGAAGCGACGATCCGCAACAATACTATCGCCGAGCTGGGCGATGCGGCCTTCGGCGGGATCTATGCTCAGATCGGCGGCGGCGGCGTCAGTGATGATGGATTGCTCGGTCTCGACATCGCGAACAACTCGGTCAACATGACCGGGGCGTCGACCGCGTTCGCAGCGATCGTCTTCGACGACGCCGCGAACGACTCCCAATTCTACTTGCCCGGCTTCGTTGGGGCAGTCAGCGATGCAGCCATCGAAGCATTCCTGACCAGTGCCAAGGGCAACACGCTCATCGTGAGCAGTCCGGTAGTCGGGTTCGGGTCCGCGGCGACGGGAACCTTCCTCACCGGCAACGCCTTTGTCCTGCCAGTGCCACTGATGGTTGAGCCGGGCAGCGCAGCCGCAGGCAGCGGTGTCGAGGCGACGCTCTCAGCGGTCGAGGCGCTTCGCGAGGCGGCAGTCCAGCTGTGGTTCGATGCGGGCGCAAGCGAGGCGCAGATTGCGGCGATGCGCGCGGTCAAGCTGAGCGTGGCAGACCTCTACGGGGGGTTCCTCGGCCAGACCACGACGGACGGGATCGTCATCGATAGCGATGCGGCCGGTTACGGGTGGTTCATCGATGCAACCCCGCTGGCCAACGAGGAGTTCGGCCTGAGCGCCGGTGGCCTGACCGCACTGACCCGTAGCGAAGCGGCGCAGGGCATCGACCTGCTTACCGCCATCGCACACGAGCTTGGTCACGTCGTGGGCTTGGATGATCTCTACACCAATGCCGAAGGCGTGATGGACGGCTTCCTCGCCCTGGGCGAGCGCAATCTGCCCGAAGCGATCAATGCAGCTGCGGTTGGCGGAGGCGACGTCGGCGAGATGCAGGTGGGCTACACCGGCTCCTATGCCGAACAGCTCCTGATCGGCGGCTTCGATATTGATACGCTCCTCCACGGGATTGGTGGGGCTAGCGACACTGCAACCTCTGTGGCAGAGATGGTCTCGGGCTCCGCTTGGGAAGACCTCGGCATAATGCACCCGGTCAATCAGATTCAGATCCAGCTGGTCGTCGATGTCCCTATTCTCTGA
- a CDS encoding GNAT family N-acetyltransferase, with amino-acid sequence MHFALEAAALYGIELRPATDDDLPFLEALYASTRTEEVAAVGWSPEMQQAFLRQQHTAQHAHYRAHFAHATWCIVERDGEGIGRLYWRETEADIHIIDISLVPGSRGTGLGEAVLRDMAAHAAQDGRGLTIFVEKNNPARSLYQRLGFEPVEDHGVYDFMRCPPQSAFS; translated from the coding sequence ATGCATTTCGCGCTCGAGGCCGCAGCGCTCTATGGAATTGAGTTGCGTCCCGCGACCGATGACGACCTGCCGTTCCTCGAGGCGCTCTATGCCTCGACCCGCACGGAAGAAGTAGCCGCGGTAGGTTGGTCGCCTGAGATGCAGCAGGCCTTTCTACGACAACAGCACACCGCGCAGCACGCGCATTACAGGGCGCACTTTGCCCACGCGACCTGGTGCATCGTCGAACGCGACGGTGAGGGGATCGGGCGGCTCTACTGGCGAGAGACCGAAGCGGACATCCACATCATCGATATCTCGCTGGTTCCCGGCAGCCGCGGCACCGGGCTCGGTGAAGCGGTGCTGCGCGATATGGCTGCTCACGCTGCACAGGACGGGCGCGGGCTGACGATCTTCGTTGAAAAGAACAACCCGGCCCGCTCGCTTTATCAGCGGCTCGGGTTCGAGCCGGTCGAGGACCACGGCGTATACGACTTCATGCGCTGTCCGCCGCAATCCGCTTTCAGTTGA
- a CDS encoding DUF3489 domain-containing protein → MAPTAKTIDTFAITKTFSPRPHKIGAEIELMRRAEGAVLGHILEATGWLPHSASAVLNGSRKKNYYPETAMRRDDTCYRIDEPA, encoded by the coding sequence ATGGCCCCTACGGCAAAGACAATCGACACCTTCGCTATCACCAAGACTTTCTCTCCCCGGCCCCACAAGATCGGTGCGGAGATTGAGCTGATGCGCCGCGCCGAAGGCGCAGTGCTGGGCCATATCCTGGAGGCCACCGGCTGGTTGCCTCACTCGGCCAGTGCTGTCCTCAACGGCTCTCGCAAAAAGAACTATTATCCGGAAACGGCCATGCGCCGCGATGACACCTGCTACCGCATCGATGAACCAGCATGA